One genomic segment of Capricornis sumatraensis isolate serow.1 chromosome X, serow.2, whole genome shotgun sequence includes these proteins:
- the LOC138071120 gene encoding protein FAM209-like codes for MATWVLVGAGPSVTSPRAQPCLVLSLQVPAQTSAPGATPSQLTMRSVIWVFFWSTFVSFVFSYMFYVLRDEAEEPPWMVPSGRHFRIRQNQAEHAPGWFRRNLHWLLIFLVFLVILKFPGGDDESNVCTPPGRQGCSSGPPGRKKIKASPDKDSRCGALTQVKTKLVNLVSRMRNLKLIAATGDRRQYSNI; via the coding sequence ATGGCCACATGGGTtctggtgggggcggggccctCTGTGACGTCACCAagggcccagccctgcctggtcCTCAGTCTCCAGGTGCCAGCGCAGACCAGCGCACCAGGAGCCACTCCGTCTCAGCTCACAATGCGGTCTGTAATATGGGTATTTTTTTGGTCTACATTTGTCTCGTTTGTCTTTTCCTATATGTTTTATGTCCTGAGAGATGAAGCCGAAGAACCTCCATGGATGGTGCCCAGCGGAAGGCACTTCCGAATTCGGCAGAATCAAGCAGAGCATGCCCCAGGCTGGTTTCGGAGAAATTTGCACTGGCTGTTAATCTTCCTCGTGTTTTTGGTGATCCTGAAGTTTCCCGGAGGTGACGACGAAAGTAACGTGTGCACTCCTCCTGGCCGTCAGGGCTGTTCATCTGGCCCTCcaggaagaaagaagataaagGCTTCCCCCGACAAAGACTCTAGGTGCGGTGCCTTAACCCAGGTCAAGACGAAACTTGTGAACCTTGTGTCCAGGATGCGGAATCTGAAACTCATCGCGGCAACCGGCGATAGACGCCAATATTCCAATATCTAG
- the LOC138071119 gene encoding histone H2B-like, with the protein MENGGSTVSAPSSDSHEEDVITIETSTSEIEPSEMEMAKAETSKPEPYDVEPKKAKQKTAKGRRCRRRRRRCRQGNFSSFATYFPRVLKQVHTGLSLSRESVNILDSFVKDMFERIAEEAGRLAHSNKRCTIMTEDIQTAVRLLLPGELGKYATSEATKSVIRYHTCK; encoded by the coding sequence ATGGAGAATGGTGGCTCTACCGTGTCTGCACCATCCTCTGACAGCCATGAGGAAGACGTGATCACCATAGAAACCAGCACCTCCGAAATTGAGCCCTCTGAAATGGAGATGGCGAAAGCAGAGACCTCCAAACCAGAGCCATATGATGTGGAACcaaaaaaggcaaagcagaagaCAGCTAAGGGCCGCCGTtgccgtcgccgccgccgccgctgccgtcAGGGCAATTTCTCCAGCTTTGCTACCTATTTCCCTAGGGTGCTGAAGCAAGTACATACAGGCCTGAGTCTTTCCCGTGAGTCCGTGAACATCCTGGATTCGTTTGTGAAAGATATGTTCGAGCGGATTGCCGAAGAGGCCGGGCGCCTGGCCCACAGCAACAAGCGCTGCACCATCATGACCGAAGACATCCAGACCGCTGTGCGTCTTCTGTTGCCTGGGGAGCTCGGCAAGTATGCCACGTCCGAGGCCACCAAGTCGGTCATCAGATACCACACCTGCAAATGA